The proteins below come from a single Ictalurus punctatus breed USDA103 chromosome 24, Coco_2.0, whole genome shotgun sequence genomic window:
- the LOC108257068 gene encoding hemicentin-1 isoform X4 has translation MLDHTSQRDLFGILLPLLCFCLVQIPGTCAANSLQPNLPSTQPAPNVTSAPLNITDHSDCPIKIQPVKLVVEFGDSVSANCSTTITHEGMGWEASDGGVDMMQMVQNITWRVESLTHWDMKPICYINVNSVQCELGPSVTVYKHPDRVSISTVNHTGPMIEGREYELQCDVQNVAPVHLLTVSWYKGQHLVKRENFSDKSPFPFNKTTTLQISPSRDDEGVQYRCEAELNLGPEGPQPPPKVTSDPLNITVYFGPELSNCPGVVHLNEGASLAGYCLVTGKPFPDFYWKREESVFDPTTPLNRNSSGEYKIIINKNVTSLTVEVIYGPEISCGHHFIVQEDTYFTPNCTVNGFPQITENWYKDEDDILSGFPRTMYRNAAGNYTLIASNNYSNVSHVIQIEVWYPPSEISELQNENVSIGKDVVLKCVSYANPRPSYRWIYHQTSNVRIVDEDGVSRLHITNADGENTGTYMCIVTNVLGIKNKAVRVDVQGAKAACPLSINPQPVVLAYGSSHNVTCESSVPSASLSWKYADKVLNESTLVINSNLFTDMLGWSGKASCLGHFVGLDDCQKDLNVIIYKRPDKVSISASSHAEPMIEGENYTLQCNIQNVAPVQFLTVNWYKGQDLVKSETDFETKDLSTINTTLVISPSRKDNKKQYSCETVLKLGPQSLCENKSDPLNIAVHYKPAITDKLPPRVPVFHGYPVVLICEASGYPEPSVAWIVNNNRFEGGNLTVKDNGGDYTCIANNSVGSDTRVVQVVQKEDYLPLIAGFVALVVVIISVFFISIYSIYYKNTKMGRYTVEGAKPKAQNGNVAQNGKDGTIPMKKIMV, from the exons gtaCATGTGCTGCAAACTCTCTGCAGCCTAATCTACCTAGCACTCAACCTGCTCCTAATGTGACATCAGCTCCTCTCAACATTACAGATCACA GTGATTGTCCCATTAAAATACAGCCTGTTAAATTAGTGGTGGAGTTTGGAGATTCAGTCTCAGCTAACTGTTCTACAACCATCACCCACGAAGGCATGGGCTGGGAGGCATCTGACGGAGGAGTAGACATGATGCAAATGGTCCAGAACATCACCTGGAGGGTAGAGAGCCTCACGCACTGGGACATGAAACCAATTTGCTACATAAATGTAAACTCCGTGCAGTGCGAACTTGGGCCCTCAGTTACTGTTTACA AGCATCCAGACCGGGTGTCCATCAGCACCGTGAATCACACAGGGCCGATGATTGAAGGCAGAGAGTACGAGCTCCAGTGTGATGTTCAGAATGTTGCTCCTGTTCATCTCCTCACTGTGAGCTGGTACAAAGGACAACATCTAGTGAAAAGAGAAAACTTTTCTGATAAGAGCCCATTTCCATTTAATAAAACCACAACACTTCAGATCTCCCCGAGCAGAGATGATGAAGGAGTTCAGTACAGATGTGAGGCAGAACTGAATCTGGGACCAGAAGGACCTCAACCTCCTCCTAAAGTGACATCAGATCCTCTCAACATTACAGTGTATT TTGGACCTGAGCTTTCAAACTGTCCTGGTGTTGTACATCTGAATGAGGGAGCGAGTCTGGCAGGCTACTGCCTTGTCACAGGAAAACCATTTCCTGATTTCTACTGGAAGAGAGAGGAGTCTGTATTTGACCCTACCACTCCACTTAATAGGAACTCAAGTGGAGAGTACAAAATCATCATCAACAAGAATGTTACTTCCCTGACGGTGGAAGTGATAT ATGGACCAGAAATTTCATGTGGACACCATTTTATAGTCCAAGAAGATACATATTTCACACCCAACTGCACGGTTAACGGTTTTCCACAGATTACTGAGAATTGGTATAAAGATGAAGACGACATCCTGTCAGGGTTCCCACGAACTATGTACAGGAATGCTGCAGGGAATTACACTCTAATAGCAAGCAACAACTACTCCAACGTCAGTCATGTAATACAAATCGAGGTCTGGT ATCCACCCTCGGAGATTTCAGAGCTGCAGAATGAAAATGTATCTATTGGCAAAGATGTGGTGCTCAAGTGCGTTTCTTATGCCAACCCTCGGCCCAGCTACAGATGGATCTACCATCAGACATCTAATGTACGTATCGTGGACGAAGATGGCGTGTCTCGGCTGCACATAACGAATGCTGATGGAGAAAACACTGGCACGTACATGTGCATTGTCACCAATGTTTTGGGAATAAAGAACAAAGCGGTCAGAGTTGATGTTCAAG gtGCAAAGGCCGCATGTCCGCTTTCTATCAACCCGCAACCTGTAGTGTTGGCGTATGGCAGTTCTCATAATGTGACATGTGAATCATCTGTGCCTAGCGCAAGCTTGAGTTGGAAATATGCGGACAAAGTGCTTAATGAGAGCACCTTGGTAATTAACTCTAACTTGTTTACCGATATGCTGGGCTGGAGTGGAAAAGCATCATGCCTTGGACATTTTGTGGGACTTGACGATTGTCAAAAAGATTTAAATGTTATCATTTACA AGCGTCCAGACAAGGTGTCCATTAGCGCCTCGAGTCACGCAGAGCCGATGATCGAAGGCGAAAACTATACACTCCAGTGTAACATTCAGAATGTCGCTCCTGTTCAGTTCCTCACTGTGAACTGGTACAAAGGACAAGATCTAGTGAAAAGTGAAACGGATTTTGAGACCAAGGATCTTAGTACTATTAATACGACACTCGTGATCTCCCCAAGCAGAAAGGATAATAAAAAACAGTACAGTTGTGAAACAGTGCTGAAACTGGGACCACAAAGCctttgtgaaaataaatcagaTCCTCTCAACATTGCTGTTCATT ACAAACCGGCTATAACGGATAAATTGCCACCACGGGTCCCGGTCTTTCACGGCTATCCGGTGGTGCTTATTTGTGAGGCCAGTGGGTATCCAGAGCCCTCTGTCGCATGGATCGTCAACAACAATAGATTCGAAGGTGGAAACCTGACAGTGAAAGATAACGGCGGTGACTACACCTGCATTGCAAACAATTCTGTTGGGAGTGACACCAGAGTGGTCCAGGTAGTCCAGAAAG AGGATTACCTGCCCCTGATCGCAGGTTTTGTTGCACTCGTGGTGGTGATCATCTCAGTCTTCTTCATCAGCATCTACTCCATCTACTACAAAAACACCAAGATGGGCCGCTACACCGTAGAGGGCGCCAAGCCCAAAGCTCAAAACGGCAACGTGGCACAGAACGGCAAAGACGGCACGATTCCCATGAAGAAAATCATGGTGTAG